Proteins encoded by one window of Nasonia vitripennis strain AsymCx chromosome 5, Nvit_psr_1.1, whole genome shotgun sequence:
- the LOC100113623 gene encoding thymosin beta, translating to MSDPVSPSLKNLPKVAVDLKSELEGFKTSCMKKAETAEKNVLPSAKDVADEKTQQTLIAGIEHFDTSRLKHTETQEKNPLPDKDAILQEKGKQQLISGIENFDPAKLKHAETLEKNPLPTKEAIAAEKTSA from the exons ATGTCGGATCCAGTCAGTCCGTCCCTCAAGAACCTCCCCAAGGTCGCCGTCGACCTCAAGAGCGAGCTCGAGGGTTTCAAGACTAGCTGCATGAAGAAGGCCGAGACAGCCGAGAAGAACGTCCTGCCCTCGGCTAAAG ACGTCGCCGACGAGAAGACCCAGCAGACGCTGATTGCCGGCATCGAACATTTTGATACCTCAAGACTGAAGCACACGGAAACGCAGGAGAAGAACCCTCTTCCAGACAAAGATG CTATCCTGCAGGAGAAGGGTAAGCAGCAGCTTATCTCTGGAATCGAGAACTTTGATCCTGCCAAGCTGAAGCACGCGGAGACGCTCGAAAAGAACCCTCTGCCCACCAAAGAAG CAATTGCCGCGGAAAAGACATCCGCATAA
- the LOC100118553 gene encoding myeloid differentiation primary response protein MyD88-A — protein MPDLSLVPLTALSPEVQHLISTFLNPPKVIPAGCGTSGLPRDWRGLAQVCSIGGELMPAIASHADPTKRILDIVQTKSQNFTLKSLQDALKSLERWDILEDSEPLLERDALLYMERLKKSQETAEGNDYSADAEILTFDDQFRIERGEGKQHYDAFLLYANEDEEFAQEMIENLEKKNHLKLCLKERDLVPGLSFEHEAIMRLISERCNRLITIISPDFFKSPANKFFLNYAQASGIDKRQERKIIPCVYKNCELPPQLTYYSKIYYKQVSPDFFWDKLTRSMKAIQSVQNAQMFTKNSSDSKAKSSNSTKNTPLQEPKKKVEKNPPVETSKAVNGLKNRVLLPWKRRENAELSEKPNKKGEKLVTQDPIPKLPSLDGLDSLSCVTSSANTTTKKSKKNKKFLGNYVKKVQSLLTKS, from the exons ATGCCTGATCTTTCTCTTGTGCCTCTAACGGCATTATCACCCGAGGTCCAACATTTAATTTCGACATTCTTGAATCCACCAAAAGTTATCCCAGCAGGTTGTGGAACTAGCGGATTGCCAAG AGATTGGAGGGGACTTGCGCAAGTATGTTCCATCGGAGGTGAGCTAATGCCTGCTATTGCCTCTCATGCTGATCCAACTAAGCGAATACTGGATATCGTGCAGACCAAATCTCAGAATTTTACTCTAAAAAGCCTGCAAGATGCTCTGAAGAGCCTTGAGAGGTGGGATATCCTCGAAGATTCTGAGCCACTTCTAGAGAGAGATGCTTTGTTGTACATGGAAAGGTTAAAAAAGTCTCAAGAAACTGCTGAAGGAAATGATTACTCTGCTGATGCTGAAATTTTGACCTTTG ATGATCAATTCAGAATAGAGCGTGGAGAAGGAAAGCAACACTACGATGCATTTCTACTGTATGCAAATGAAGACGAAGAGTTTGCACAAGAGATGATAGAAAATttggaaaagaaaaatcatctCAAG CTGTGTTTAAAAGAAAGAGATTTGGTACCTGGATTATCATTTGAACATGAAGCTATTATGAGATTGATATCCGAAAGATGTAATAGGCTCATTACAATCATTAGTCCAGATTTCTTTAAAAGTCCTGCCAACAAGTTCTTTCTGAACTATGCGCAAGCTTCTGGCATAG ACAAGagacaagaaagaaaaatcatcCCATGTGTGTACAAAAATTGTGAGCTTCCACCTCAGTTAACCTACTAttctaaaatttattacaagcAGGTGTCACCTGATTTCTTTTGGGATAAACTCACTCGATCTATGAAAGCAATACAAAGTGTTCAAAATGCTCAAATGTTTACTAAAAATTCAAGCGATTCTAAGGCGAAAAGCAGTAACTCAACAAAGAATACTCCACTTCAAGAGCCCAAAaagaaagtagaaaaaaatccaCCTGTTGAAACATCAAAAGCTGTGAATGGTCTGAAAAACCGTGTGTTACTTCCTtggaaaagaagagaaaatgCAGAGTTAAGTGAAAAGCCTAATAAAAAAGGTGAGAAACTTGTAACGCAAGACCCTATTCCAAAACTCCCGTCACTTGATGGATTGGATTCACTATCATGCGTAACAAGTAGTGCAAATACTACTACAAAGAAatctaagaaaaataaaaagtttctgGGTAATTATGTAAAGAAAGTTCAATCGCTTCTCACAAAGTCATAA
- the LOC100118517 gene encoding uncharacterized protein LOC100118517 isoform X2: MEIPTRKTSKRTIEPVDEWLQNEGYYRKHVPKDPTSLFRAVSEQVYKNQRCHIRVRKECVEFMRENRKMFEEKISIPYDSYLDQMSCFTEWGGMNEILAMSQLYKRNVVIFHGQKLTRETVIDHGYKDGLYLCFTPPKQYETVFTQEHTTNAGFCQSLVYQTLYKNVFDMNNVDITVHKMLHERNSHLRHEKFFLEGNLDIRNQLTVELLDKIKENEDTEELQLLSRGITPFPYRVAKALDPNIYRNVDYDIWHEIKKEVRNSGYTKFNSTELQAGAKCLVHLELKENDKINNNFLPAREEWANATSPTKPKRLEPFGYTGHIQEMSKNQGPVLVFIEELGQMVTVPYEALKPFPQRKTKQNNWAMATNKRNMVAQSPKSKKPWNSNGRRPREQGSNENNTNKNQINNAKGLAKNINNKPEWNPEAIIEKQVESYMTYKEYSTDAPVDNMKAALENTHITPVETIEEIVIEKKNKNPGLNTEAQDNGQKIQNVTNLNNLNQSNKQPNQRPEKNEIFYPAYPNTAYPQSPRFSEDHEIVNYELVKNWDVDGNGVPYSGVKYFWSQNMWPNGITEQQFGDNTFFIAQPPPPDANFNPAMMNGPNVNGEIMNQGNNNNLRYNNRSPPRPRDKENHNGAKSNGQKSNYRSSEFRNMSASRDLQQSPHTDLNRNRIDSKNTNFKEQQQQHQIYNNKEAPRGNKSNGMAPRFKRSYEGRNRNDHHNGQNQYRPHLQQHHHQQQQHQDCDYRGNKKQQQPQQVESQMIGNQCEINDVNHMQQQPQQNSLQPQQQNHQQPQQQQQLQPPVVQRQTPPPINNGYPYSVPYNQQVPYIPLSTYPVDSEPFAGHYYPAPGSFVQVPYMPPPADLSPEVGSPGCMPVYPAMDGFPAQYPMYSQYAYPQPSPPMFPAQPPPPIPAPPADTTCYTPYPGQSYFIPYPPPPPPMAMTCSPNPTNTPAH; encoded by the exons ATGGAGATTCCAACGAGAAAAACGTCAAAGCGTACCATAGAGCCAGTTGATGAGTGGCTGCAAAATGAAGGTTATTACAGGAAGCACGTACCAAAGGATCCTACCAGTTTGTTCAGGGCTGTTAGCGAACaggtttataaaaatcaacgCTGTCACATAAGAGTCAGGAAAGAATGCGTCGAGTTTATGAgggaaaatagaaaaatgtttGAAGAG aAAATTTCGATACCCTACGACAGTTATCTGGATCAAATGAGCTGTTTCACGGAGTGGGGTGGTATGAACGAAATTTTGGCCATGTCACAGTTGTACAAAAGAAACGTCGTTATATTCCATGGACAAAAGTTGACGAGAGAAACTGTGATTGATCATGGTTACAAAGATGGTCTTTACCTTTGTTTTACACCACCAAAACAGTATGAGACAGTTTTCACCCAAGAGCATACAACCAATGCAGGATTCTGTCAGT CCCTCGTTTACCAAACATTGTACAAGAATGTTTTTGACATGAATAATGTAGACATTACTGTTCACAAGATGTTGCATGAACGAAACAGTCATCTGAGACATGAGAAATTTTTCCTGGAAGGAAACCTGGACATACGAAA CCAGTTGACTGTAGAATTATTAGACAAGATCAAAGAAAATGAAGACACTGAGGAGCTACAACTTTTATCTAGAGGAATCACACCCTTTCCTTATCGGGTGGCAAAAGCTTTAGATCCCAATATTTATAGGAATGTTGATTATGACATTTGGCATGAAATTAAAAAGG AAGTGAGAAACTCGGGCTACACAAAGTTTAATTCCACCGAGTTGCAAGCTGGAGCCAAATGTTTAGTACATCTTGAATTGAAGGAAAATGACAAGATCAACAATAACTTCTTGCCTGCCCGCGAAGAATGGGCCAATGCCACATCTCCTACAAAGCCAAAGCGCTTGGAACCTTTTGGTTACACAGGTCATATACAAGAAATGAGCAAAAACCAAGGACCTGTTCTAGTATTTATAGAAGAGTTGGGACAGATGGTGACAGTGCCATATGAAGCCCTAAAACCTTTTCCTCAGAGAAAGACGAAGCAAAATAACTGGGCCATGGCTACAAACAAGAGGAATATGGTTGCTCAAA GCCCAAAGTCGAAGAAACCTTGGAATTCAAACGGACGTAGACCTAGAGAACAAGGGTCcaatgaaaataatacaaataagaatcaaataaataatgccAAGGGTCTCGCTAAGAACATCAACAATAAACCTGAATGGAATCCTGAGGcaat CATAGAGAAGCAGGTAGAGAGTTATATGACATACAAGGAGTACAGTACAGAC GCACCTGTTGACAATATGAAGGCTGCTTTGGAAAACACTCACATAACACCTGTAGAAACGATAGAGGAAATAGTTATCgagaaaaagaataaaaatcctGGTTTAAATACTGAAGCGCAAGATAACGGACAAAAAATTCAGAACGTGACAAATTTGAACAATTTGAATCAATCAAATAAGCAGCCTAATCAACGCCCAGAGAAGAATGAAATATTCTATCCTGCTTATCCaa ATACTGCTTATCCACAAAGTCCTCGATTTTCTGAAGATCATGAAATAGTAAACTACGAATTGGTCAAGAATTGGGACGTGGACGGTAATGGTGTACCCTACTCAG gAGTGAAG TATTTCTGGTCTCAAAATATGTGGCCTAATGGGATTACTGAACAACAGTTTGGTGATAACACATTCTTCATTGCTCAACCTCCTCCACCTGATGCAAACTTCAATCCCGCAATGATGAATG GACCTAATGTAAATGGCGAGATCATGAATCAGGGCAACAACAACAATCTTCGGTACAATAATCGTTCACCTCCGAGACCACGAGACAAAGAGAATCACAACGGTGCGAAATCAAACGGACAAAAGTCAAATTACCGAAGCTCGGAATTTCGCAACATGTCAGCTTCGCGAGACTTGCAACAATCGCCGCACACTGATCTCAACCGGAACCGGATTGATTCTAAAAACACAAACTTCAAggaacaacagcagcaacatcaGATCTACAATAATAAGGAAGCACCGCGGGGAAATAAATCCAATGGGATGGCCCCACGTTTCAAACGAAGTTACGAGG GAAGAAATCGAAATGATCACCACAACGGGCAAAATCAGTATCGGCCACACTTACAGCAACATCACcatcaacagcagcaacatcaAGACTGTGATTACCGCGGaaataaaaagcagcagcagccgcagcaaGTGGAGTCTCAGATGATCGGCAATCAATGTGAAATCAACGATGTCAATCATATGCAACAACAGCCGCAACAAAACTCTCTACAGCCACAGCAGCAAAATCACCAGcaaccgcagcagcagcaacagctaCAACCGCCGGTAGTCCAACGTCAAACTCCGCCTCCGATTAATAATGGATATCCTTATTCAGTGCCTTACAACCAGCAGGTCCCTTATATACCGCTGAGCACGTATCCCGTAGATTCAGAGCCTTTTGCAG GCCACTACTATCCAGCTCCCGGCAGCTTCGTCCAGGTGCCCTACATGCCACCGCCAGCCGATCTCTCACCCGAAGTTGGCAGTCCGGGTTGTATGCCGGTTTACCCTGCAATGGATGGTTTTCCGGCTCAGTACCCTATGTACTCGCAGTACGCTTATCCTCAGCCATCGCCGCCGATGTTTCCGGCCCAGCCACCGCCTCCGATACCGGCGCCTCCAGCTGATACAACTTGCTACACGCCCTATCCCGGACAATCCTACTTCATCCCTTATCCGCCGCCGCCTCCTCCGATGGCCATGACTTGCTCGCCCAATCCAACTAACACGCCGGCACATTGA
- the LOC100118439 gene encoding protein disulfide-isomerase TMX3 — MVSLTRILLFATYCVIVNSTAASRVLELSDRFLDIHKEGQWLVMMYAPWCAHCKRLEPIWAHVAQYLHSSSIRVGRIDCTRFTSVAHSFKIKGFPTILFLKGDQQFVYNGDRTRDEIVKFATRLSGPPVQEVTRTTSFNTLKKDRDLYFLYVGEKSGTLWDSYNNIATVFQPHAFFYHSHPVVVEKHAPIEKTPALFVYKENLHYNFTDHHTITDKDKLNETLYKWVNAERFPTFPKVTRGNIHQLYLTNKNLVLAVVEENQLEEVPPDMLEFKEMVESVIKKKRQKYHDHFQFGWITNHDLVNSIAMMVVPLPSLIVINSTTSHHYIPDDEPEKLTPHVIELFLENIQNESAPKYGGNSWIVRIYRSWFEVRSALASMWKGNPVLTIVLFGLPAIFLLMICYHIWCPDIFDADEEEEETKGSSHIKKD; from the exons ATGGTTTCATTGACCAGAATTCTACTTTTTGCTACGTACTGCG tGATCGTCAACAGCACTGCAGCCTCACGAGTTCTGGAACTCAGTGACAG GTTCTTAGATATTCATAAAGAAGGACAATGGCTTGTTATG atgtaTGCACCATGGTGTGCACATTGCAAAAGATTAGAACCAATTTGGGCTCATGTAGCTCAATATCTCCATTCATCCTCTATCAGAGTTGGCCGAATAGATTGCACTAGATTTACAAGTGTAGCTCATTCGTTCAAAATCAAAGGATTTCCAACAATACTATT CTTAAAGGGAGATCAACAGTTTGTTTATAATGGTGATCGAACAAGAGATGAAATTGTTAAATTTGCTACAAGACTGAGTGGGCCACCAGTTCAAGAAGTAACTAGGACAACAAGttttaatacattaaaaaaagatagagacttgtattttttgtatgtcGGAGAGAAATCTGGAACGTTATGG GATTCATACAACAATATAGCTACTGTATTCCAGCCTCATGCATTTTTTTATCACTCGCATCCAGTTGTTGTAGAAAAACATGCTCCGATTGAAAAGACTCCTGCACTTTTTGTATATAAAGAAAACCTGCACTATAATTTTACAG atCACCACACAATAACTGACAAAGAcaaattaaatgaaacttTGTATAAATGGGTTAATGCTGAGCGTTTTCCAACATTCCCTAAAGTAACTCGTGGAAATATTCATCAACTGTATTTGACAAATAAAAATCTAGTCCTTGCGGTAGTAGAAGAAAACCAATTGGAAGAAGTTCCACCAGACATGTTGGAATTCAAAGAGATGGTTGAATCTGTgattaaaaagaaaagacAAAAATATCACGA tcATTTCCAATTTGGCTGGATAACCAACCATGACCTAGTCAATAGTATAGCAATGATGGTTGTGCCACTACCAAGTTTAATTGTAATCAATTCCACGACCAGTCATCACTATATTCCAGATGATGAGCCAGAAAAACTGACTCCACATGTGATTGAactgtttttagaaaatattcagAATGAAAGTGCACcg aaatatggCGGAAACAGTTGGATAGTGAGAATATACAGATCATGGTTTGAAGTCAGATCTGCTCTCGCATCAATGTGGAAAGGCAATCCAGTTTTAACAATAGTCTTGTTTGGTCTTCctgctatatttttattgatgatcTGTTATCATATATGGTGTCCAGACATATTTGATGCAGATGAAGAGGAAGAag AAACTAAAGGATCAAGTCATATAAAGAAAGACTAA
- the LOC100118517 gene encoding uncharacterized protein LOC100118517 isoform X1 yields the protein MEIPTRKTSKRTIEPVDEWLQNEGYYRKHVPKDPTSLFRAVSEQVYKNQRCHIRVRKECVEFMRENRKMFEEKISIPYDSYLDQMSCFTEWGGMNEILAMSQLYKRNVVIFHGQKLTRETVIDHGYKDGLYLCFTPPKQYETVFTQEHTTNAGFCQSLVYQTLYKNVFDMNNVDITVHKMLHERNSHLRHEKFFLEGNLDIRNQLTVELLDKIKENEDTEELQLLSRGITPFPYRVAKALDPNIYRNVDYDIWHEIKKEVRNSGYTKFNSTELQAGAKCLVHLELKENDKINNNFLPAREEWANATSPTKPKRLEPFGYTGHIQEMSKNQGPVLVFIEELGQMVTVPYEALKPFPQRKTKQNNWAMATNKRNMVAQSPKSKKPWNSNGRRPREQGSNENNTNKNQINNAKGLAKNINNKPEWNPEAIIEKQVESYMTYKEYSTDAPVDNMKAALENTHITPVETIEEIVIEKKNKNPGLNTEAQDNGQKIQNVTNLNNLNQSNKQPNQRPEKNEIFYPAYPNTAYPQSPRFSEDHEIVNYELVKNWDVDGNGVPYSDPATVRHFFNLGVKYFWSQNMWPNGITEQQFGDNTFFIAQPPPPDANFNPAMMNGPNVNGEIMNQGNNNNLRYNNRSPPRPRDKENHNGAKSNGQKSNYRSSEFRNMSASRDLQQSPHTDLNRNRIDSKNTNFKEQQQQHQIYNNKEAPRGNKSNGMAPRFKRSYEGRNRNDHHNGQNQYRPHLQQHHHQQQQHQDCDYRGNKKQQQPQQVESQMIGNQCEINDVNHMQQQPQQNSLQPQQQNHQQPQQQQQLQPPVVQRQTPPPINNGYPYSVPYNQQVPYIPLSTYPVDSEPFAGHYYPAPGSFVQVPYMPPPADLSPEVGSPGCMPVYPAMDGFPAQYPMYSQYAYPQPSPPMFPAQPPPPIPAPPADTTCYTPYPGQSYFIPYPPPPPPMAMTCSPNPTNTPAH from the exons ATGGAGATTCCAACGAGAAAAACGTCAAAGCGTACCATAGAGCCAGTTGATGAGTGGCTGCAAAATGAAGGTTATTACAGGAAGCACGTACCAAAGGATCCTACCAGTTTGTTCAGGGCTGTTAGCGAACaggtttataaaaatcaacgCTGTCACATAAGAGTCAGGAAAGAATGCGTCGAGTTTATGAgggaaaatagaaaaatgtttGAAGAG aAAATTTCGATACCCTACGACAGTTATCTGGATCAAATGAGCTGTTTCACGGAGTGGGGTGGTATGAACGAAATTTTGGCCATGTCACAGTTGTACAAAAGAAACGTCGTTATATTCCATGGACAAAAGTTGACGAGAGAAACTGTGATTGATCATGGTTACAAAGATGGTCTTTACCTTTGTTTTACACCACCAAAACAGTATGAGACAGTTTTCACCCAAGAGCATACAACCAATGCAGGATTCTGTCAGT CCCTCGTTTACCAAACATTGTACAAGAATGTTTTTGACATGAATAATGTAGACATTACTGTTCACAAGATGTTGCATGAACGAAACAGTCATCTGAGACATGAGAAATTTTTCCTGGAAGGAAACCTGGACATACGAAA CCAGTTGACTGTAGAATTATTAGACAAGATCAAAGAAAATGAAGACACTGAGGAGCTACAACTTTTATCTAGAGGAATCACACCCTTTCCTTATCGGGTGGCAAAAGCTTTAGATCCCAATATTTATAGGAATGTTGATTATGACATTTGGCATGAAATTAAAAAGG AAGTGAGAAACTCGGGCTACACAAAGTTTAATTCCACCGAGTTGCAAGCTGGAGCCAAATGTTTAGTACATCTTGAATTGAAGGAAAATGACAAGATCAACAATAACTTCTTGCCTGCCCGCGAAGAATGGGCCAATGCCACATCTCCTACAAAGCCAAAGCGCTTGGAACCTTTTGGTTACACAGGTCATATACAAGAAATGAGCAAAAACCAAGGACCTGTTCTAGTATTTATAGAAGAGTTGGGACAGATGGTGACAGTGCCATATGAAGCCCTAAAACCTTTTCCTCAGAGAAAGACGAAGCAAAATAACTGGGCCATGGCTACAAACAAGAGGAATATGGTTGCTCAAA GCCCAAAGTCGAAGAAACCTTGGAATTCAAACGGACGTAGACCTAGAGAACAAGGGTCcaatgaaaataatacaaataagaatcaaataaataatgccAAGGGTCTCGCTAAGAACATCAACAATAAACCTGAATGGAATCCTGAGGcaat CATAGAGAAGCAGGTAGAGAGTTATATGACATACAAGGAGTACAGTACAGAC GCACCTGTTGACAATATGAAGGCTGCTTTGGAAAACACTCACATAACACCTGTAGAAACGATAGAGGAAATAGTTATCgagaaaaagaataaaaatcctGGTTTAAATACTGAAGCGCAAGATAACGGACAAAAAATTCAGAACGTGACAAATTTGAACAATTTGAATCAATCAAATAAGCAGCCTAATCAACGCCCAGAGAAGAATGAAATATTCTATCCTGCTTATCCaa ATACTGCTTATCCACAAAGTCCTCGATTTTCTGAAGATCATGAAATAGTAAACTACGAATTGGTCAAGAATTGGGACGTGGACGGTAATGGTGTACCCTACTCAG ATCCTGCTACTGTacgacatttttttaacttaggAGTGAAG TATTTCTGGTCTCAAAATATGTGGCCTAATGGGATTACTGAACAACAGTTTGGTGATAACACATTCTTCATTGCTCAACCTCCTCCACCTGATGCAAACTTCAATCCCGCAATGATGAATG GACCTAATGTAAATGGCGAGATCATGAATCAGGGCAACAACAACAATCTTCGGTACAATAATCGTTCACCTCCGAGACCACGAGACAAAGAGAATCACAACGGTGCGAAATCAAACGGACAAAAGTCAAATTACCGAAGCTCGGAATTTCGCAACATGTCAGCTTCGCGAGACTTGCAACAATCGCCGCACACTGATCTCAACCGGAACCGGATTGATTCTAAAAACACAAACTTCAAggaacaacagcagcaacatcaGATCTACAATAATAAGGAAGCACCGCGGGGAAATAAATCCAATGGGATGGCCCCACGTTTCAAACGAAGTTACGAGG GAAGAAATCGAAATGATCACCACAACGGGCAAAATCAGTATCGGCCACACTTACAGCAACATCACcatcaacagcagcaacatcaAGACTGTGATTACCGCGGaaataaaaagcagcagcagccgcagcaaGTGGAGTCTCAGATGATCGGCAATCAATGTGAAATCAACGATGTCAATCATATGCAACAACAGCCGCAACAAAACTCTCTACAGCCACAGCAGCAAAATCACCAGcaaccgcagcagcagcaacagctaCAACCGCCGGTAGTCCAACGTCAAACTCCGCCTCCGATTAATAATGGATATCCTTATTCAGTGCCTTACAACCAGCAGGTCCCTTATATACCGCTGAGCACGTATCCCGTAGATTCAGAGCCTTTTGCAG GCCACTACTATCCAGCTCCCGGCAGCTTCGTCCAGGTGCCCTACATGCCACCGCCAGCCGATCTCTCACCCGAAGTTGGCAGTCCGGGTTGTATGCCGGTTTACCCTGCAATGGATGGTTTTCCGGCTCAGTACCCTATGTACTCGCAGTACGCTTATCCTCAGCCATCGCCGCCGATGTTTCCGGCCCAGCCACCGCCTCCGATACCGGCGCCTCCAGCTGATACAACTTGCTACACGCCCTATCCCGGACAATCCTACTTCATCCCTTATCCGCCGCCGCCTCCTCCGATGGCCATGACTTGCTCGCCCAATCCAACTAACACGCCGGCACATTGA
- the LOC100118479 gene encoding programmed cell death protein 5 codes for MGDSDLEEIRKQRLAELQSQYKPNNEQQQAAAEEKQQQMEDMRNSILSQVLDQAARARLNTLSLGKPEKGKMVENMILSMAQRGQLSGKLGEQQLISILESINKQTSKKATTVKFDRRRAALDSDDDDL; via the exons ATGGGTGATTCTGATTTGGAAGAAATTCGCAAACAGAGATTAGCAGAATTGCAATCTCAATACAAG cCCAACAATGAACAACAACAAGCAGCTGCGGAGGAAAAGCAACAACAAATGGAAGACATGCGAAATTCCATTCTAAGTCAAGTATTGGATCAAGCTGCCAGAGCAAGAT TAAACACTCTCAGTTTAGGAAAACCAGAGAAAGGAAAAATggttgaaaatatgattttatccaTGGCCCAACGGGGACAACTCTCAGGAAAACTTGGGGAACAGCAATTAATTAGCATTCTAgaaagtataaataaacaaacaagtaAAAAAGCTACAACTGTCAAG tttGACAGACGCAGAGCAGCATTGGATTCTGATGATGATGACTTGTAA
- the LOC100680106 gene encoding uncharacterized protein LOC100680106 has translation MYSKTIFVFLVSLAIAQGIGIGKSTDHAFEISPSTGQGVRQIILKGSELALAVIKAIVRLMLKLLVKIVRTRVVQLAFTSGLYVLVRALFVNMFDCRSKGNIATIRTCMVQAENFTDTHFSQEKRVMMSKAVQEALADYERYLESEPSETIQPVDIDERKDDLKIAVVSDPREVEEVPNEEDNETISYI, from the exons ATGTACTCGAAGACGATTTTCGTTTTCCTAGTAAGCCTGGCCATAGCCCAGGGCATCGGGATCGGCAAATCAACCGATCATGCGTTCGAGATTTCGCCATCAACCGGACAGGGAGTCAGGCAGATTATTCTCAAGGGTAGCGAACTAGCCCTGGCTGTAATCAAGGCGATCGTGAGATTAATGTTGAAATTGCTTGTGAAAATCGTTCGCACTCGCGTTGTGCAATTGGCTTTTACTTCGGGGCTGTACGTGCTGGTCCGTGCACTATTCGTTAACATGTTCGACTGCCGCTCTAAGGGCAACATCGCTACCATACGTACCTGTATG GTGCAAGCCGAAAACTTTACCGACACGCATTTCAGCCAGGAAAAACGAGTGATGATGTCGAAAGCAGTCCAGGAAGCCCTCGCGGATTACGAGCGTTATTTGGAGTCGGAACCCTCGGAGACGATTCAGCCGGTTGATATCGATGAAAGAAAAGACGACCTGAAAATCGCGGTGGTGTCTGACCCTCGTGAGGTAGAAGAGGTACCGAACGAAGAAGATAACGAGACAATATCTTACATATGA